The following nucleotide sequence is from Populus trichocarpa isolate Nisqually-1 chromosome 11, P.trichocarpa_v4.1, whole genome shotgun sequence.
ATGGGTTTCCTGAATCCCCATTCTACGAATAACTGTTTTCTGAGCTAATCGCATGCAACACCATCACTTCCAGTGTATCAAGACTTGTCATCCAAGGAagcaatatcatttttattggcATTAAGATTGACATTAGATTGTGATTTGTCACCTGGGGCCATGCCATTCTGTTGTtgattctcttttttctttgaattgagAAACCGACCCCCACATCCTCTAGCTCTTTTAAGTGCATGCTGATGTCGAGATTCATGCAAGTATGGCTGCAAGATTACTTTTGACTTGTCATGAAAAATCTAATGTCACAAAGGACATGATGCCAGAAAGACTCGGGTGTAACATGGTAGTAAACAAAGAGGATAATAGCCTAAAACTTAGCATGTATAGCCACATGGCTGTAAGACATCCAATCAAGTAATCATATAGTGGCATTCACATGGCATCGGAGCATTCAAGATACTCCGGAATATTTCCAATGAAATCAGAAAACCTAGGTTCTTCAAGTTTCATGACTCTGAGCTTAAATTCAGACAGTCTTTGAAAATTATACCAGTGGCCTAGACATGCTTGACCTAAAGTAAGAGAGGAATAAAATgtctgaaaaaatatataggagGAGCAGTTGTGAAACAATAACAGCAAGAGATTCATGTATGCCTTCTTTATTTAGATTCTAATATATTAGGTGAAcaaaacacaatatcaaatgcAAGTAGAATGAAATTGGCTTCAGACAACCAACAATGTACCTTCCGAGACTTGATTGCTTTGTTCTCTGATTCAGCTTTTGCACGAGATTGCCGTCGTCTCAAGATACCATGATACTGTTTTGCATTAACAAACACAGGTTCCTCCACAGCATCAGATGGCAAAGGAACTCCAGCTTGCTGAATTCCCATCAATTGAAGATGGACCTGATCAGATAATATGTTCAAGAGTTACTTGTagccaccaaaaaaaaaaacagaaaatgttTCCTCATAAACGAGTCTTTAAAGATATACAGGCTAAAGagttacttaaaaaaaaaatgtttgctcATAGATGACATAGTAAACACTTTCAGTGAATCTTTAAAGACCTCAATAAACATAAAACCCCCGATGTTCAACCCTGAAATAGTACTCCATTACAATGTATCCTATC
It contains:
- the LOC18103293 gene encoding nuclear transcription factor Y subunit A-7 isoform X1, translated to MTSSVHDLSDNSEAGEQQKHSEPQVQTSSPANALAHPGISPPNFQYATPQLGAGHAMAPAAYPYPDPYYRSIFAPCDAQPYAPQPYGAQPMVHLQLMGIQQAGVPLPSDAVEEPVFVNAKQYHGILRRRQSRAKAESENKAIKSRKPYLHESRHQHALKRARGCGGRFLNSKKKENQQQNGMAPGDKSQSNVNLNANKNDIASLDDKS
- the LOC18103293 gene encoding nuclear transcription factor Y subunit A-7 isoform X2; the protein is MTSSVHDLSDNSEAGEQQKHSEPQVQTSSPANALAHPGISPPNFQYATPQLGAGHAMVHLQLMGIQQAGVPLPSDAVEEPVFVNAKQYHGILRRRQSRAKAESENKAIKSRKPYLHESRHQHALKRARGCGGRFLNSKKKENQQQNGMAPGDKSQSNVNLNANKNDIASLDDKS